In Candidatus Bathyarchaeota archaeon, a genomic segment contains:
- a CDS encoding ABC transporter permease: MSFSNNVKASLDIAFKDLLYFWRMKMLFIAFLTFPVILMFLFGFMFPTVGTSNVYSGKISSPYSSVPIGIVVEDGGELAYNIADQFKQLSASTGLLKVKDFSSFEAAREKIVSGELKGVIVIPNGFTKALKSNTQAVIIVTMDDTSPQLSSAVYSEISMLFKMISSGISTSFLISINEQVKASFISEPISIERRNLIAGTTSSFEFLAPGFMALNIIMGTLSGLAAAIAREKEQGTLDGILVAPISSYAIITGKVLAQTVRGMIQAFMVLGISIAFFGVKVYGSFLLMTLIMLLGVSSFIGIGIIATTMAPEQETAMTLIMLLQIPSMFICNILFPIEQLPKWLQVIGKIMPLYYTADGLRKVIVLNASFNQISFDIIVLLLYSIITLSISIPLFRKALTR, from the coding sequence ATGAGCTTCTCAAATAACGTTAAAGCATCTTTAGATATAGCTTTTAAAGATCTTTTATATTTTTGGAGAATGAAAATGCTTTTTATAGCCTTCTTAACATTTCCTGTTATTTTAATGTTTTTATTTGGTTTTATGTTTCCAACGGTTGGAACAAGCAACGTTTACTCAGGTAAAATATCTTCACCCTACTCTAGCGTTCCAATTGGAATAGTTGTAGAGGATGGCGGTGAACTTGCTTATAATATTGCTGATCAATTTAAACAACTTTCTGCTTCAACTGGACTTTTAAAAGTTAAAGATTTTTCAAGCTTTGAAGCTGCTCGAGAGAAAATTGTTTCAGGAGAATTAAAAGGCGTTATTGTTATACCAAACGGGTTTACAAAAGCTTTAAAATCTAATACTCAAGCTGTAATTATTGTTACAATGGATGATACAAGCCCTCAGCTTTCATCAGCAGTCTACTCTGAGATCTCAATGCTTTTTAAAATGATTTCAAGTGGAATTTCAACTTCTTTTCTCATAAGCATTAACGAGCAAGTTAAAGCAAGCTTTATATCTGAACCTATAAGCATTGAAAGAAGAAATTTAATAGCTGGGACAACTAGCTCATTTGAATTTTTAGCGCCAGGTTTTATGGCTTTAAATATAATTATGGGAACGCTTTCAGGTTTAGCTGCTGCTATAGCTCGAGAAAAAGAGCAGGGAACATTAGATGGAATTCTTGTTGCTCCAATATCCAGCTACGCTATAATAACAGGTAAAGTTTTAGCTCAAACAGTTAGAGGAATGATTCAAGCTTTTATGGTTTTAGGTATATCAATAGCTTTTTTTGGAGTTAAAGTTTATGGAAGCTTTCTTTTAATGACGCTTATAATGCTTTTAGGGGTTTCAAGCTTTATAGGAATTGGAATAATTGCAACAACAATGGCTCCCGAGCAAGAAACAGCGATGACTTTAATAATGCTTCTTCAAATCCCATCGATGTTTATTTGCAATATCTTATTTCCTATAGAGCAGCTTCCAAAATGGCTTCAAGTAATAGGTAAAATTATGCCGCTTTATTATACAGCTGATGGATTAAGAAAAGTAATAGTTTTAAATGCCAGCTTTAACCAAATAAGCTTTGATATAATTGTTCTTTTGCTTTATTCGATTATAACTTTAAGTATTTCAATCCCACTCTTTAGAAAAGCTTTAACGAGGTGA
- a CDS encoding ATP-binding cassette domain-containing protein translates to MDSLIIAKNLTKRFNGFTAVDHINFEVKGGEIFGFLGPNGAGKSTTIRMLCTLTKPTEGTAIVGGYDIVKQAEQVRRVIGLVAEKLILYPQLTAVENLKFFGKLYGLRGEQLEERIKELLDMVLLTKFKDFPVGGYSSGMRQRLNIIRGLIHNPKILFLDEPTTMLDPQSVQFIRELIKELKETGKTIVLTTHIMEEAEKLSDKVGIIDHGKIIDLDTSENLKRKYNCSSLHEVFLELTGRTLRDSTSNNMRIGVMGRI, encoded by the coding sequence ATGGATTCATTGATAATCGCTAAGAATTTAACTAAAAGATTTAACGGCTTCACAGCTGTTGATCATATAAATTTTGAGGTTAAGGGAGGTGAAATATTCGGTTTTCTAGGACCTAATGGTGCTGGAAAAAGCACCACCATAAGAATGCTTTGCACGCTTACTAAACCAACCGAAGGAACAGCTATTGTTGGAGGCTACGATATAGTTAAGCAAGCTGAGCAGGTTAGAAGAGTTATTGGTCTTGTAGCTGAAAAACTTATTTTATATCCACAGTTAACAGCTGTTGAAAACCTTAAGTTTTTTGGTAAGCTTTATGGATTAAGAGGAGAGCAGCTTGAAGAGAGAATTAAAGAATTGCTTGATATGGTTCTTTTAACTAAATTTAAAGATTTTCCTGTAGGTGGCTATTCAAGTGGTATGCGTCAAAGATTAAATATTATTCGAGGTTTAATTCATAATCCTAAAATCTTGTTTCTAGATGAGCCTACAACTATGCTTGATCCACAAAGCGTTCAATTCATTAGAGAATTAATAAAAGAGCTTAAGGAAACTGGGAAAACAATAGTTTTAACAACACATATAATGGAGGAAGCTGAAAAACTTTCAGATAAGGTTGGTATAATTGATCATGGAAAAATAATAGATTTAGACACGTCAGAAAACCTTAAGAGAAAATACAATTGTTCTTCTCTCCATGAAGTTTTTCTTGAGCTTACTGGAAGAACCCTTAGAGATTCAACTTCAAACAATATGCGCATAGGTGTTATGGGAAGGATTTAA
- a CDS encoding PadR family transcriptional regulator, which translates to MSSKTVAWIKEVYKGYLRLVILMLLTKKPMHGYEIMNEVEARTLGFWRPTAGGVYPLLKKMEKKKEVKSKWIKISKRDRKIYEITVNGKRKLQNALKKQEMLTNTLNGLCTEFLTEILEVKPQLKLKPLSLFQNILPLENLKPKTGEEKKRILLTLKSGMEEALEATQEILDKINQKLNQIE; encoded by the coding sequence TTGAGCTCCAAAACAGTAGCTTGGATTAAAGAAGTTTATAAAGGGTATTTAAGGTTGGTAATTTTAATGCTTCTAACTAAAAAGCCTATGCATGGATATGAGATAATGAATGAGGTTGAAGCTAGAACGCTTGGGTTTTGGAGACCAACCGCAGGTGGGGTATATCCGCTTTTAAAAAAGATGGAGAAGAAGAAGGAAGTAAAAAGTAAATGGATAAAAATATCTAAAAGAGATAGAAAAATTTATGAGATAACTGTTAATGGGAAAAGAAAGCTTCAAAACGCTTTAAAAAAACAAGAAATGCTAACTAATACTTTAAACGGGTTATGCACAGAATTTTTAACAGAAATTTTAGAGGTTAAACCTCAATTAAAACTTAAGCCGTTATCGTTGTTTCAAAATATTCTTCCGTTAGAAAATTTAAAACCGAAAACTGGTGAAGAAAAGAAGAGAATTTTATTAACTTTAAAATCTGGGATGGAGGAAGCTCTTGAAGCAACGCAAGAAATTCTTGATAAAATAAATCAAAAGTTAAATCAAATAGAATGA
- a CDS encoding acetate uptake transporter, which yields MSEVKYANPAPLGLMGFGMTTVLLNLHNIGLYGLGSMILAMGIFYGGLAQIIAGVMEFKKGNTFGTAAFSSYGLFWLSLVFLLVFPRLGWTIPPERASLAAYFFLWGLFTALMSLATLKRNKALQTVFISLAVLFFLLVVGLYIPIVTRVAGIEGVFCGFSAIYLAIAEVINEAYNKEILPIGVVK from the coding sequence TTGAGTGAAGTTAAATATGCTAATCCCGCGCCTTTAGGTTTAATGGGCTTCGGAATGACTACTGTTCTTTTAAACTTGCATAATATAGGGTTATATGGTTTAGGAAGCATGATTTTAGCTATGGGAATTTTTTATGGCGGTTTAGCGCAAATAATAGCTGGAGTAATGGAGTTTAAAAAAGGGAACACTTTTGGAACAGCAGCCTTTTCATCCTATGGCTTATTTTGGTTATCTTTGGTTTTTCTTTTAGTTTTCCCAAGGCTTGGTTGGACTATTCCACCTGAAAGAGCAAGCTTAGCTGCTTACTTCTTTCTATGGGGTTTATTCACAGCCTTAATGAGTTTAGCAACTTTAAAACGCAATAAAGCTCTTCAAACAGTGTTCATTTCTCTAGCGGTTTTATTCTTCCTCTTAGTTGTAGGCTTATATATACCAATTGTTACTAGAGTTGCGGGTATTGAAGGTGTTTTCTGCGGTTTCAGCGCAATCTATTTAGCTATAGCTGAAGTTATAAATGAGGCTTATAACAAAGAAATTCTCCCTATAGGAGTTGTAAAATAA